In Rhodovulum sulfidophilum DSM 1374, the following are encoded in one genomic region:
- the tsaD gene encoding tRNA (adenosine(37)-N6)-threonylcarbamoyltransferase complex transferase subunit TsaD, whose translation MAETLTILGLESSCDDTAAALVRQNADGRPEILASVVEGQTALHAAYGGVVPEIAARAHAERLDLCVERAMAEAGLGFPDLDAVAVTAGPGLIGGVLSGVMVAKGIAAATGLPLVGVNHLAGHALTPRLTDGLDFPYLMLLASGGHCQFLAVSGPEDFARIGGTIDDAPGEAFDKTAKLLALPQPGGPAVERTAETGDPARFAFPRPLMDRPGCDMSFSGLKTALLRARDRIIAEKGGITVQDRADLCAGFQAAVRDVLAGKASRALSACPEATALAVAGGVAANRAIRAALEDLARTSGLPFVAPPLKLCTDNAAMIAWAGLERFRLGARDDMALAARPRWPLDSRSPALIGAGKKGAKA comes from the coding sequence ATGGCGGAAACACTCACGATCCTTGGGCTGGAGAGCAGCTGCGACGATACGGCCGCCGCCCTCGTGCGCCAGAATGCGGACGGGCGCCCCGAAATCCTGGCCTCGGTGGTCGAGGGCCAGACCGCATTGCATGCAGCCTACGGCGGCGTGGTGCCCGAGATTGCCGCGCGCGCCCATGCCGAACGGCTCGATCTCTGCGTCGAGCGCGCGATGGCCGAGGCCGGGCTGGGGTTCCCGGATCTCGACGCGGTGGCGGTCACGGCCGGGCCGGGCCTGATCGGCGGCGTGCTGTCGGGGGTGATGGTCGCCAAGGGCATCGCCGCCGCAACCGGGCTGCCGCTGGTCGGCGTCAACCATCTGGCCGGGCATGCGCTGACGCCGCGGCTGACCGACGGGCTGGACTTTCCCTATCTGATGCTGCTGGCCTCGGGCGGGCATTGCCAGTTCCTGGCGGTCTCGGGCCCCGAGGATTTTGCCCGGATCGGCGGCACCATCGACGACGCGCCGGGCGAAGCCTTCGACAAGACCGCCAAGCTGCTGGCCCTGCCCCAGCCCGGCGGCCCGGCGGTCGAACGCACGGCCGAAACCGGCGATCCGGCACGCTTTGCCTTTCCGCGACCGCTGATGGACCGGCCGGGCTGCGACATGTCCTTTTCCGGGCTGAAGACCGCGCTGCTGCGCGCCCGCGACCGGATCATCGCCGAAAAGGGCGGGATCACGGTGCAGGACCGCGCCGATCTTTGCGCCGGATTTCAGGCGGCGGTGCGCGACGTGCTGGCGGGCAAGGCCTCCCGGGCGCTTTCCGCCTGTCCCGAGGCGACCGCGCTGGCCGTCGCCGGCGGGGTCGCGGCGAACCGCGCGATCCGGGCCGCGCTGGAGGATCTGGCCAGGACGTCCGGGCTGCCCTTCGTCGCGCCGCCGCTGAAGCTTTGCACCGACAATGCCGCGATGATCGCCTGGGCGGGGCTCGAGCGCTTTCGCCTCGGCGCCCGCGACGACATGGCGCTTGCCGCCCGGCCGCGCTGGCCGCTTGACAGCAGAAGCCCCGCGCTGATCGGGGCCGGCAAGAAAGGAGCCAAGGCATGA
- a CDS encoding uroporphyrinogen-III synthase — protein sequence MTQHPPLLLLTRPRLQSARFAGDFVKRFGSGIAIRTAPVLDIVPRPDPVSLDGFAGLLFTSENGVAALAAVNERRDLPAYCVGERTADAARSVGFRATAAEGTAASMIAHFSADPPKGPLLHLRGEHARVELAEALSAIGIPTEERIVYAQEALPFPPGIAAEIEAAPLTLLPLFSPRSALLVAEWLRGLGGRFALVTMSAAVTASWDGPRPEVLIEAERPDAPAMMDGLAAVMGAVGVP from the coding sequence TTGACCCAGCATCCCCCGCTGCTTCTGCTTACCCGCCCCAGGCTCCAGTCGGCCCGCTTCGCCGGGGACTTCGTCAAACGCTTCGGTTCGGGCATCGCGATCCGCACGGCGCCGGTGCTTGACATCGTGCCGCGTCCCGATCCGGTGTCGCTCGACGGTTTCGCGGGGCTGCTGTTCACCTCGGAGAACGGGGTCGCCGCGCTGGCCGCCGTCAACGAGAGGCGGGATCTGCCCGCCTATTGCGTGGGCGAGCGCACCGCCGATGCCGCCCGTTCCGTCGGGTTCCGCGCCACCGCGGCCGAGGGAACAGCGGCGTCGATGATCGCGCATTTCTCCGCCGATCCGCCGAAGGGCCCGCTTTTGCATCTGCGCGGCGAACATGCCCGGGTCGAACTGGCCGAGGCGCTCAGCGCGATCGGCATCCCGACCGAGGAACGCATCGTCTATGCGCAGGAGGCCCTGCCCTTCCCGCCCGGCATCGCGGCCGAGATCGAGGCCGCGCCCCTGACATTGCTGCCGCTGTTCTCGCCGCGCTCGGCCCTTTTGGTCGCCGAATGGCTGCGCGGCCTGGGCGGCCGCTTCGCGCTGGTGACGATGAGCGCGGCGGTCACGGCCTCTTGGGACGGGCCCCGGCCCGAGGTCCTGATCGAGGCCGAACGGCCCGATGCCCCCGCGATGATGGACGGTCTGGCTGCGGTAATGGGTGCCGTTGGCGTGCCTTGA
- a CDS encoding COG4223 family protein: protein MAKTEDETDSEDTRTSQPEGGGETGEGRLETAIRTARDRDETDEDVNTEPPRDETPSEDDTPAEEVSETGPSEPAVSPAPAAAPVPPKRGLVGAVAPVLGGVLAAGIGFATAQYIQPEGWSFPGTSAGIGDKGMAVLTETGARLDRIEAALAERPSGTGADDAIAPQISALQEQIGKIADQLAGIDARVTELAEAPAAAASGEAAAALKAYEDQIAQMREQNAELSASVQEVAKKAQADIGQAMDRAAQVEARAALMRIDAALADGAPFDSAMGQFGAIEVPEALTAVAGKGVETLPELQDSFPAAARDALETALKEQAAGGVGDKFAAFLRSQLGVRSLTPKEGDDADAVLSRAEAALREGDLRAALSELDGLDDGARAEMAGWIDAARARADAVEAAQSLEQTLNSN, encoded by the coding sequence GTGGCTAAAACCGAAGACGAAACCGATTCCGAGGACACCAGGACGTCGCAACCCGAAGGCGGCGGAGAGACCGGCGAAGGTCGGCTGGAAACGGCGATCCGCACGGCGCGCGACCGCGACGAGACGGACGAGGACGTCAATACGGAGCCGCCGCGCGACGAAACGCCGAGCGAAGACGATACACCTGCCGAAGAGGTCTCTGAAACCGGGCCTTCTGAACCGGCCGTATCCCCTGCCCCGGCGGCGGCACCGGTTCCGCCGAAGCGCGGCCTTGTCGGGGCCGTCGCGCCCGTTCTGGGCGGCGTTCTGGCGGCCGGGATCGGCTTTGCCACCGCGCAATACATCCAGCCCGAGGGCTGGTCCTTCCCCGGAACCAGCGCCGGGATCGGCGACAAGGGGATGGCGGTTCTGACCGAGACCGGCGCGCGGCTCGACCGGATCGAGGCGGCGCTGGCCGAGCGCCCCTCCGGGACCGGGGCCGATGACGCAATCGCGCCGCAGATCTCTGCCTTGCAGGAGCAGATCGGCAAGATCGCCGATCAGCTTGCCGGGATCGACGCCCGCGTGACCGAGCTTGCCGAGGCGCCTGCCGCGGCGGCCAGCGGCGAGGCGGCGGCCGCGCTCAAGGCCTATGAGGACCAGATCGCGCAGATGCGCGAACAGAATGCCGAACTCAGCGCCTCGGTGCAGGAAGTGGCCAAGAAAGCCCAGGCCGATATCGGCCAGGCGATGGACCGTGCGGCCCAGGTCGAGGCCCGCGCGGCATTGATGCGGATCGACGCGGCGCTGGCCGATGGCGCGCCCTTCGACAGCGCCATGGGGCAGTTCGGCGCGATCGAGGTGCCCGAGGCCCTGACGGCAGTGGCCGGCAAGGGCGTCGAGACCCTGCCCGAATTGCAGGACAGTTTCCCGGCCGCGGCCCGTGACGCACTGGAAACCGCGCTGAAGGAACAGGCGGCGGGCGGTGTCGGAGACAAGTTCGCGGCCTTCCTGCGCAGCCAGCTTGGCGTCCGCTCGCTGACCCCGAAAGAGGGCGACGATGCCGATGCGGTCCTGTCGCGGGCCGAGGCGGCGCTGCGCGAGGGCGACCTCCGGGCGGCGCTGTCCGAGCTTGACGGGCTGGATGACGGGGCCCGCGCCGAGATGGCGGGCTGGATCGACGCGGCCCGCGCCCGGGCCGATGCCGTGGAGGCCGCGCAGAGCCTCGAGCAAACGCTGAACAGCAACTGA
- a CDS encoding heme biosynthesis protein HemY: protein MLWSLLKILFFVVLVAALAYGAGLLMETGSGLRVSVADMEFVLGPVQAVILALLTLVGVWLLLRVAGFLVALVRFLNGDETAISRYFSRSRERRGFQALADGMLALASGEARLAMSNAAKAERFLRRPDLTNLLSAQAAEMLGDKSRARDIYKKLLGDDRTRFVGVRGLMKQKLAEGDSETALKLAEKAFALKPRHAETQTALLQLQASAEDWKGARKTLNAKLRHGNIPRDLHRRRDAILALCEARDLMVDGDEPRARDLAMESNKLSPDLVPAAVMAARAYNVQGRDKQAVRVLRRAWEAQPHPDLAAAFAELVPEETPQDRIQRFVALTEVRPDDPETRMLSAELAIAAEDFPAARKALGDLAETAPTARALALMAAIERGLGADDEVVRGYLAKAIGAPQGPQWVCESCGTVHSAWTPVCGHCSGFDTLAWKTAAAGLGGASDMLPLLVGGGFQKSAE from the coding sequence ATGCTCTGGTCTCTTCTCAAGATCCTTTTCTTCGTGGTCCTCGTCGCGGCGCTGGCTTATGGCGCCGGTCTCCTGATGGAGACCGGGTCGGGCCTGCGGGTGTCGGTCGCGGATATGGAATTCGTGCTGGGCCCGGTCCAGGCGGTGATCCTGGCGCTGCTCACGCTGGTTGGCGTCTGGCTTCTGCTCAGGGTCGCGGGGTTCCTGGTGGCGCTGGTGCGCTTTCTCAATGGCGACGAGACCGCGATCAGCCGCTATTTCAGCCGCTCGCGCGAGCGGCGCGGTTTCCAGGCGCTGGCGGATGGCATGCTGGCTTTGGCCTCGGGCGAGGCCCGGCTGGCGATGTCGAACGCGGCCAAGGCCGAGCGCTTCCTGCGCCGGCCCGACCTGACCAACCTGCTTTCGGCTCAGGCGGCCGAGATGCTGGGCGACAAGAGCCGGGCGCGCGACATCTACAAGAAGCTTCTGGGCGATGACCGCACCCGTTTCGTCGGCGTGCGTGGGCTGATGAAGCAGAAGCTGGCCGAGGGCGACAGCGAGACCGCGCTGAAACTGGCCGAGAAGGCCTTCGCGCTGAAACCGCGCCATGCCGAGACCCAGACCGCGCTGTTGCAGCTGCAGGCCAGCGCCGAGGACTGGAAGGGTGCCCGCAAGACCCTGAACGCCAAGCTGCGGCATGGCAACATTCCGCGCGATCTGCACCGCCGGCGCGACGCGATCCTGGCGCTTTGCGAAGCGCGCGACCTCATGGTCGATGGCGACGAGCCGCGCGCGCGCGACCTGGCGATGGAGTCCAACAAGCTGTCGCCCGATCTGGTGCCCGCCGCGGTAATGGCGGCGCGGGCCTATAATGTGCAGGGCCGCGACAAGCAGGCGGTGCGGGTGCTGCGCCGCGCCTGGGAGGCACAGCCGCATCCCGATCTCGCGGCCGCCTTCGCAGAGCTTGTGCCCGAAGAGACGCCGCAGGACCGTATCCAGCGTTTCGTGGCGCTGACGGAGGTGCGTCCTGACGATCCCGAGACCCGGATGCTGTCGGCGGAACTTGCGATTGCCGCCGAGGATTTCCCGGCCGCGCGCAAGGCGCTGGGCGATCTGGCCGAGACGGCGCCGACGGCGCGTGCGCTGGCGCTGATGGCGGCGATCGAGCGCGGGCTCGGCGCCGATGACGAGGTGGTGCGCGGTTATCTGGCCAAGGCCATCGGCGCGCCGCAGGGCCCGCAATGGGTCTGCGAGAGCTGCGGCACGGTGCATTCGGCCTGGACGCCGGTCTGCGGGCATTGCAGCGGCTTTGACACGCTGGCCTGGAAAACGGCCGCTGCGGGGCTTGGCGGCGCTTCGGACATGCTGCCGCTTCTGGTCGGCGGCGGGTTCCAAAAGTCGGCGGAATAG
- a CDS encoding DDE-type integrase/transposase/recombinase — protein sequence MKAAPKVEARFSEPIKKLIEEEPSFGYRTVAWLLGFNKNTVQRIFQIKGWQVRKRAVGMRPRIQAVPSVAAAPNERWSTDLARIWTGKDGWASLALVIDCHNRELLGWHLSKSGKATTASAALEHALIARFGTLGKVEKEFLLRSDNGLVFTSHHFTKIARSYGLKQEFITPHCPHQNGMVERFIRTLKEQCVHRHRFETIQHAMRVIGEQA from the coding sequence GTGAAGGCTGCGCCTAAGGTCGAGGCCCGCTTTTCCGAGCCGATCAAGAAGCTGATCGAGGAAGAGCCGTCCTTTGGCTATCGGACCGTGGCTTGGCTCCTGGGGTTCAACAAGAACACCGTGCAGCGGATCTTCCAGATCAAGGGCTGGCAGGTGCGCAAGCGTGCCGTGGGCATGCGGCCTCGCATCCAGGCCGTGCCGTCGGTTGCGGCTGCGCCGAACGAGCGCTGGTCGACGGATCTCGCCCGTATCTGGACGGGCAAGGACGGCTGGGCTTCCTTGGCGTTGGTGATCGACTGCCACAACCGAGAGTTGCTGGGCTGGCATCTGTCGAAGTCCGGCAAAGCCACGACCGCCAGCGCCGCCCTCGAGCACGCCCTGATCGCCAGGTTCGGCACTTTGGGCAAGGTCGAGAAAGAGTTCCTGCTGAGGTCGGACAACGGTCTGGTCTTCACCAGCCACCACTTCACCAAGATCGCCCGCAGCTACGGTCTGAAGCAGGAGTTCATCACCCCACACTGTCCCCACCAGAACGGCATGGTCGAACGCTTCATCCGGACGCTGAAGGAGCAATGCGTGCATCGCCACCGTTTTGAGACCATCCAGCACGCGATGCGCGTCATCGGTGAGCAGGCCTGA
- a CDS encoding ClbS/DfsB family four-helix bundle protein: MGVPVSKAELLDAISTTFGNLIYDLERVPPELARTASMEGHAAGTMMSPADLVAYLLGWNELVLKWLDRDDRGEALELPETGFKWNQLGSLAQKFYADYQHLDWHELLTGLAATNLRLVETISSRTNDELYGHPWYGKWTKGRMVQFNTSSPYANARVRIRKWLKVVS; this comes from the coding sequence ATGGGCGTGCCGGTATCGAAAGCCGAACTTCTGGATGCGATTTCAACGACATTCGGCAACCTGATATACGACCTAGAGCGTGTGCCACCGGAGCTTGCACGCACGGCCTCCATGGAGGGCCATGCCGCTGGAACGATGATGAGCCCCGCCGATCTGGTGGCCTATCTGCTTGGCTGGAATGAACTCGTTTTGAAATGGTTGGATCGGGATGATCGTGGCGAGGCCTTGGAGCTTCCCGAAACCGGTTTCAAGTGGAATCAACTCGGCTCACTGGCCCAGAAATTCTATGCGGATTACCAGCATCTCGACTGGCATGAGCTCCTGACCGGCCTTGCGGCAACCAATCTCAGGCTGGTCGAAACGATTTCATCCCGGACGAACGACGAGCTTTATGGCCACCCTTGGTATGGCAAGTGGACGAAGGGGCGGATGGTCCAGTTCAATACCTCGTCGCCCTACGCGAATGCGCGCGTGCGCATCAGGAAATGGTTGAAGGTTGTAAGCTAG
- a CDS encoding S24 family peptidase has translation MMVGAADMLFADMAPRTPISAPLNEWLIQALDHSGLSQSALAELLDARVQKKIDRSIINKMTLGKRTISAEEMLLISEITGFDLPSDTARIATIAIAGKVGAGARVPVFDTYEKGDGPQVECPLGLSPHNIVAVEIEGDSMEPVYSAGDLLFYTRWSDGSVPSEAVGKRCVCECEEGLGWVKVVRPGRDHGTFDLHSFNDQTPTMYGVRLKWAAPIKLHWPAELARKV, from the coding sequence ATGATGGTTGGCGCCGCGGATATGCTGTTCGCTGACATGGCTCCGCGAACCCCGATATCAGCGCCCCTTAACGAGTGGCTCATTCAAGCTCTGGATCACTCCGGGCTGAGCCAGTCGGCTTTGGCCGAACTTCTTGACGCGCGCGTGCAGAAGAAGATCGACCGCTCGATCATCAACAAGATGACACTGGGCAAGCGAACGATCTCGGCCGAAGAAATGCTGTTGATCTCTGAGATCACTGGCTTTGACCTTCCTAGCGATACGGCTCGGATCGCTACCATAGCCATCGCAGGGAAGGTCGGCGCAGGCGCGCGGGTGCCCGTCTTCGACACCTACGAGAAGGGAGACGGGCCGCAGGTCGAGTGTCCGCTGGGTCTGTCGCCACACAACATCGTGGCGGTGGAAATCGAGGGCGACAGCATGGAGCCGGTCTATTCGGCCGGCGATCTGCTGTTCTACACCCGCTGGTCGGACGGAAGCGTGCCCAGCGAGGCGGTAGGCAAGCGATGCGTTTGCGAGTGCGAAGAGGGGCTAGGCTGGGTGAAGGTTGTTCGCCCAGGACGAGACCATGGCACCTTCGACCTTCACAGCTTCAACGACCAGACGCCGACGATGTACGGGGTCCGGCTCAAGTGGGCGGCACCGATTAAGCTGCACTGGCCGGCCGAGCTAGCGCGCAAGGTCTAA